In Sulfuracidifex metallicus DSM 6482 = JCM 9184, a single window of DNA contains:
- a CDS encoding Lrp/AsnC ligand binding domain-containing protein: MPSAIVLINTDPGGEQEVFDKLVTLDEVVEIDIVYGVYDLVVKIQTSDTDKLKSFVTNTIRKLPKVRSTLTMVIMEGKSLVKK, from the coding sequence TTGCCTTCTGCGATAGTCCTCATAAACACAGATCCTGGTGGAGAACAAGAAGTTTTTGATAAATTAGTAACACTAGACGAAGTAGTAGAGATTGATATAGTTTACGGTGTCTATGATCTGGTTGTTAAAATACAGACAAGCGATACTGATAAGCTAAAGAGTTTTGTTACAAATACTATAAGAAAGTTACCTAAGGTTAGATCTACTCTAACAATGGTAATTATGGAAGGAAAGAGTTTAGTTAAGAAATGA
- a CDS encoding DUF367 family protein — MNFTAFMKIYVIEFNQDDPTKNTARKMIRMKLAEPTKRPQGIVLNPLAERIISIDDKTSFEKEGLTVLDSSWNKSDESFFRKFLKNGRRLPFLVAGNPINYAKPFKLSSIEATAAALYILGNIVEANKLMSVFKWGKTFLDLNRELLDSYVNKKEEEIRQIENNIINSIKDG; from the coding sequence ATGAACTTTACGGCATTTATGAAAATTTACGTAATAGAGTTCAATCAGGACGACCCCACTAAAAACACTGCAAGAAAAATGATTAGGATGAAATTAGCAGAACCTACTAAGAGACCTCAAGGAATAGTTCTCAATCCTCTTGCGGAAAGAATAATATCTATAGACGACAAGACCTCATTTGAAAAAGAAGGTCTTACTGTGCTGGATAGTTCATGGAACAAATCTGACGAAAGCTTTTTTAGAAAATTTCTAAAAAATGGAAGAAGACTTCCTTTTTTAGTTGCAGGAAATCCGATAAATTACGCTAAACCGTTTAAACTTTCCTCGATAGAAGCAACGGCAGCTGCATTATATATTTTAGGAAATATCGTAGAGGCTAACAAATTGATGAGTGTATTTAAATGGGGTAAAACGTTTTTAGATTTAAATAGAGAACTATTAGATTCTTATGTTAATAAAAAAGAAGAAGAAATAAGACAGATAGAAAATAATATAATAAATAGCATAAAAGACGGATAA
- a CDS encoding preprotein translocase subunit Sec61beta produces the protein MPASKKKKENIPLSSMAGLIRYYDEDIEKIKVNPKAVIIISIVMIGLVIALTKILPTP, from the coding sequence ATGCCAGCCTCAAAGAAAAAGAAGGAAAATATACCACTATCTTCAATGGCAGGGTTAATCAGATATTATGATGAGGATATAGAGAAGATTAAAGTTAATCCTAAAGCTGTGATTATAATAAGCATAGTAATGATAGGTTTAGTGATAGCATTAACAAAAATACTTCCAACTCCATAA
- a CDS encoding geranylgeranylglyceryl/heptaprenylglyceryl phosphate synthase, producing MKMKGRVRNYINKVLEEGRPLHFSLIDPDKLSSLKDLSMLSKQLYEAGTDAFLIGGTLGISKIELETCLDILEDFPIPKILFPGNVNVVSEKADAILFISLLNSDDIYYVIGAQVLGAPIIKKTRLETLPTAYLIVGYGGTAGHIGRARLIPFDNYDLAAAYVMAAEFMGMEFAYLEAGSGSPETIRPEMISAIKKISNIKLIVGGGIKTEDKATKIAEAGADIIVTGNIIESNIENATKIIRQIKKTRIIE from the coding sequence ATGAAGATGAAGGGAAGAGTGAGGAATTACATCAATAAAGTTTTGGAGGAAGGCAGACCTTTACATTTCTCTTTGATTGATCCAGATAAACTATCATCTTTAAAGGATCTTTCAATGTTATCAAAACAGTTATATGAGGCTGGAACAGATGCCTTTCTAATAGGAGGAACGTTAGGAATATCTAAAATCGAGCTCGAAACATGTCTAGATATCCTAGAGGATTTTCCTATACCAAAAATACTTTTCCCAGGCAATGTCAACGTAGTGTCAGAGAAGGCGGATGCTATCCTTTTTATTTCATTGTTAAATTCAGATGATATTTATTATGTAATAGGGGCTCAGGTATTAGGAGCGCCAATTATAAAGAAAACTAGACTAGAAACATTGCCTACTGCATATTTAATAGTAGGCTACGGTGGAACTGCAGGTCACATAGGAAGAGCCAGATTAATTCCTTTTGATAACTACGACCTTGCAGCAGCTTACGTAATGGCAGCTGAATTCATGGGCATGGAATTTGCTTATCTAGAGGCTGGATCTGGTTCTCCAGAAACAATCAGACCTGAAATGATATCTGCTATAAAGAAAATTTCAAATATCAAATTAATTGTTGGCGGTGGCATAAAAACTGAAGATAAGGCAACAAAAATTGCCGAGGCCGGAGCTGACATAATAGTTACAGGGAACATAATAGAGAGTAATATAGAGAACGCAACAAAAATTATAAGACAGATAAAGAAGACAAGAATAATTGAGTAA
- a CDS encoding transcription elongation factor, which yields MGGKRKKRTKPIRVRPKVPSTFECPRCGKVSINIKIKNGMANITCGACGLHAEIEVPPVFDNANAYGKFLDMYLEGEIEISDEENNQKEEEENYEDEGKSEELHQ from the coding sequence ATGGGAGGTAAAAGAAAGAAGAGGACTAAACCGATAAGAGTAAGACCTAAAGTCCCTAGTACTTTCGAATGCCCTAGATGTGGGAAGGTAAGTATAAACATTAAAATTAAGAATGGGATGGCAAACATAACCTGCGGTGCTTGCGGCCTCCATGCTGAGATAGAAGTTCCACCAGTATTTGATAATGCTAATGCATATGGCAAGTTTCTAGATATGTATCTTGAAGGGGAAATTGAAATAAGCGATGAAGAAAATAACCAAAAGGAGGAAGAGGAGAACTATGAAGATGAAGGGAAGAGTGAGGAATTACATCAATAA
- the rpiA gene encoding ribose 5-phosphate isomerase A gives MRFAMSDLKELLASETLPLLANENLIGIGTGRTARTLIEKININKELFINKKFITSSIDSEIRLSNYGFNVLSLYIGVRPDIYVDSFDSLLLQKDINNSVMIKGGGAALFREKILASYSKHRVYIGEYTKIINRNSSIKIPIEVLPVAHKYVIDSLKEKGIEAKPRESDGKIGSVFSDNGNMILDLEIKNEIDLCELDKKLKNITGILETGIFCSNLIDKIVIARKEDEIEIVEKSSK, from the coding sequence ATGAGGTTTGCCATGTCGGATTTAAAAGAACTCTTAGCTTCAGAAACGCTACCGTTGTTAGCTAATGAAAATCTAATAGGAATAGGAACTGGGAGAACAGCCAGAACGTTAATAGAAAAAATTAATATAAATAAAGAGTTATTTATAAACAAGAAATTTATTACTTCTTCAATAGATTCTGAGATAAGGCTAAGTAATTATGGATTCAATGTACTATCGTTATATATCGGTGTTAGGCCTGATATCTATGTAGATAGTTTCGATTCACTTTTATTACAAAAAGATATAAATAATTCAGTAATGATAAAGGGCGGAGGGGCTGCCTTATTTAGAGAAAAAATTCTTGCCTCATATTCTAAGCATAGAGTATATATCGGAGAATATACTAAAATAATAAATAGAAATTCTTCGATAAAAATACCTATAGAAGTATTACCCGTAGCTCATAAATACGTTATAGATTCGTTGAAGGAAAAAGGTATTGAAGCCAAACCCAGAGAGTCTGACGGTAAAATAGGTTCAGTCTTTTCAGACAACGGGAACATGATCCTGGATTTAGAAATAAAAAATGAAATTGATCTTTGTGAACTTGATAAAAAACTAAAAAATATTACAGGAATATTAGAGACAGGAATATTTTGTTCTAATTTAATTGATAAAATAGTAATAGCCAGAAAGGAGGATGAAATAGAAATTGTCGAAAAATCATCAAAATAA
- a CDS encoding ribosome biogenesis/translation initiation ATPase RLI, with the protein MRLAVINYDFCKPDKCSTECISYCPIDRSGGNAIELAEIVKGKPVIYEQTCIGCGICVKKCPFEAITVINLPDQYEGDVIHRYGINGFKLFGIPTLKEGFITGILGKNGTGKTTMLKIISGELLPNFGDVDSQPSQENVLKRFKGKEMYGYFEKLYSKELKVAHKIQYVEYAGKFLKGSVSEILKKADQRGRIDEIKSLLSMERFWDKDCKVLSGGELQKLLIAAALARDADVYVFDEPSSYLDVRERTNMAKAIRELTKGKYVVLVEHDLVVLDYLADFINIVYGEGSIYGKVSKVYSSRVGINNFLNGFLPTENMKIRQDKIDFVIKELSDLDFAKDVKEKVTWTEIYKNNSGFKLKVNAGNAREGEIIGIVGPNGIGKTTFVKMLVGEYKPDIGEVTPDTLRLSYKPQVISPNSDLTVKEYLENVSKDILSNSSWFYVEVIRRLGLHRLLESVVNNLSGGELQKLLIAAALARDADVYVFDEPSSYLDVEERYIVAKAIKKISRERKSVTFVVEHDLSIHDYIADRIMVFLGTPSIEGEAIGPLSIREGMNTFLKSLGITFRRDAETGRPRVNKIDSYLDRIQKEKGEYYSIAKVSS; encoded by the coding sequence ATGAGGCTTGCTGTTATAAATTATGATTTTTGTAAACCAGACAAATGCAGTACTGAATGCATTTCTTACTGTCCAATCGATAGATCTGGAGGTAATGCCATAGAACTCGCTGAGATAGTTAAAGGTAAACCCGTAATATATGAACAGACGTGCATAGGATGTGGAATATGTGTAAAGAAATGTCCATTTGAAGCTATTACTGTAATCAATTTGCCAGATCAATATGAAGGAGATGTAATTCATAGATACGGGATAAACGGATTTAAGTTATTTGGAATTCCTACGCTTAAAGAAGGATTCATCACCGGAATCTTGGGTAAAAACGGAACTGGAAAAACCACTATGCTTAAGATAATTTCTGGAGAACTTTTACCTAATTTTGGAGATGTGGATAGCCAGCCCAGCCAGGAAAATGTACTTAAGAGGTTCAAAGGTAAAGAAATGTACGGTTACTTTGAGAAACTTTACTCTAAAGAATTAAAAGTAGCGCATAAAATACAATATGTGGAATATGCAGGAAAGTTTTTGAAAGGATCTGTAAGTGAAATACTAAAAAAGGCAGATCAGAGAGGTAGAATAGACGAAATAAAAAGCCTGCTTTCAATGGAAAGATTTTGGGATAAAGATTGCAAAGTTTTAAGCGGAGGAGAACTCCAAAAACTCCTCATAGCTGCAGCCCTAGCTAGAGATGCAGATGTATACGTTTTTGATGAACCTTCGTCCTATCTAGACGTAAGAGAAAGGACAAACATGGCTAAAGCTATAAGGGAACTCACAAAAGGCAAATATGTAGTTTTAGTGGAACATGATCTAGTCGTACTTGATTATCTTGCTGATTTTATAAATATAGTCTACGGAGAGGGAAGCATATATGGTAAGGTATCCAAAGTATATTCTTCTAGAGTAGGAATAAATAATTTCCTTAATGGATTTCTACCTACAGAAAATATGAAAATTAGGCAAGACAAAATTGATTTTGTAATAAAGGAATTATCAGACCTAGATTTTGCTAAGGACGTTAAAGAAAAGGTAACTTGGACCGAAATTTATAAAAACAATTCTGGATTTAAACTTAAAGTTAATGCTGGAAACGCTAGAGAGGGGGAGATAATAGGGATAGTTGGACCTAACGGAATAGGTAAGACCACTTTTGTAAAGATGTTAGTAGGAGAATATAAGCCAGATATAGGCGAAGTGACTCCTGATACTTTGAGGCTTTCTTATAAACCTCAAGTTATTTCTCCAAACAGCGATTTAACAGTGAAGGAATATCTAGAAAACGTGAGTAAAGACATACTCTCTAATTCTTCCTGGTTTTACGTAGAAGTAATAAGGAGGTTAGGTCTACATAGACTACTGGAATCAGTTGTGAATAATTTAAGCGGAGGAGAACTCCAAAAACTCCTCATAGCTGCAGCCCTAGCTAGAGATGCAGATGTATACGTTTTTGATGAACCTTCGTCCTATCTAGACGTAGAAGAACGTTATATAGTAGCAAAAGCCATAAAGAAAATTTCTAGAGAGAGAAAATCAGTAACTTTTGTAGTTGAACATGATCTCTCAATTCATGATTATATAGCAGATAGGATAATGGTGTTCTTGGGTACTCCTTCAATAGAAGGCGAAGCTATAGGTCCTCTCTCTATTAGAGAAGGAATGAATACATTCCTGAAAAGTTTAGGGATTACATTCAGAAGAGATGCAGAGACTGGAAGACCTAGAGTAAATAAGATAGATAGTTATCTTGATAGAATACAGAAAGAAAAGGGAGAATATTACTCTATAGCGAAAGTTTCCTCATAA
- the fbp gene encoding fructose-1,6-bisphosphate aldolase/phosphatase: MKSTISVLKADIGSLAGHHMVHPDTIAVATKVLSEGKKQGIINDFYPTFVGDDMEFIISHNRGELDQKVHELVWNALKEAASKAKELGLYAAGQDLLSDSFSGNLKGMGPGIAEMEIEERPSEPFVVFMADKTEPGAFNLPLFKMFADPFNTAGLVIDPALHDGFKFEILDVYEGESITLNTPEESYDLLALIGTPDRYIIRRIYRKQDNMLAAVVTTERLNLIAGKYVGKDDPAMIVRVQHGLPALGETLEAFTVPYLVAGWMRGSHYGPLMPVSQKDARATRFDGPPRLVGLGFNLKNGRLVGPSDLFDDPAFDEVRRTANIIADYMRRHGPFMPHRLEPQVMEYTTLPKVMERLKGRFKKEEGTNKAKASIYTSSETNE, translated from the coding sequence ATGAAATCTACTATCAGCGTATTAAAAGCAGATATAGGTTCTTTAGCAGGACATCATATGGTTCATCCTGATACGATAGCTGTAGCGACAAAGGTTCTATCTGAAGGTAAAAAACAAGGTATAATAAACGATTTCTATCCGACCTTTGTCGGAGATGACATGGAGTTCATAATTTCTCACAATAGAGGCGAATTGGATCAGAAAGTACACGAACTTGTATGGAACGCGTTAAAAGAAGCAGCTTCGAAAGCTAAAGAACTTGGTTTATATGCCGCGGGGCAAGATCTTTTATCAGATTCCTTTTCAGGAAACCTAAAGGGAATGGGACCTGGAATAGCTGAAATGGAAATAGAGGAGAGACCATCGGAACCTTTTGTAGTCTTCATGGCAGATAAAACCGAGCCTGGTGCATTTAATTTACCTTTATTTAAGATGTTTGCAGATCCCTTTAATACTGCAGGACTAGTTATAGACCCGGCCCTTCATGACGGTTTCAAATTTGAGATTCTTGATGTATATGAAGGAGAATCAATAACACTTAATACCCCAGAGGAGAGCTACGACCTTTTAGCTCTTATAGGAACTCCTGATAGATATATTATAAGAAGAATTTATAGAAAGCAAGATAACATGCTGGCTGCAGTAGTTACAACTGAAAGGCTTAATCTGATAGCAGGAAAATATGTTGGTAAAGACGACCCTGCGATGATCGTAAGAGTGCAGCATGGCCTTCCTGCACTAGGTGAAACATTAGAAGCGTTTACTGTGCCCTACTTAGTCGCGGGCTGGATGAGGGGCAGTCATTACGGTCCATTGATGCCAGTTTCACAAAAGGACGCTAGGGCAACTAGATTTGATGGTCCACCTAGGTTAGTAGGTTTAGGATTTAATCTAAAGAATGGTAGATTAGTAGGACCTTCTGACCTATTTGATGATCCTGCATTTGACGAGGTAAGAAGGACTGCTAATATAATAGCTGACTATATGCGTAGACACGGTCCATTCATGCCTCATAGATTAGAGCCACAAGTTATGGAATATACTACTCTTCCAAAAGTAATGGAAAGATTGAAGGGAAGATTTAAGAAAGAAGAGGGAACAAACAAGGCAAAGGCAAGCATATATACATCCTCAGAAACAAATGAATAA
- a CDS encoding 30S ribosomal protein S17e: protein MGTVYTKDIKRMAELIYEKYTEEVTSDYQKNKELVKKVVNVNSKTVRNRLAGYLTRYYNKAKNKSAAQETFEEETESYA, encoded by the coding sequence ATAGGCACAGTATATACTAAAGATATAAAACGAATGGCTGAATTAATTTATGAGAAATATACTGAAGAAGTTACATCCGACTATCAGAAAAATAAGGAGCTTGTAAAAAAGGTTGTCAATGTAAATTCCAAAACTGTTAGAAATAGGCTCGCCGGATACTTAACTAGATATTATAATAAAGCTAAGAATAAGTCAGCAGCACAAGAGACATTTGAGGAGGAAACCGAAAGTTATGCCTAA
- a CDS encoding ubiquitin has product MRRKPKVMPKLIFEGPLISFFGKCVEIKKDGSIIDLLMDIDKAGILIDKSMRIKPGIIILLNGKDTRLLDKSLVNTRVLSETDEVTFIPVNHGG; this is encoded by the coding sequence TTGAGGAGGAAACCGAAAGTTATGCCTAAGTTAATTTTTGAAGGACCTTTAATTTCTTTTTTTGGTAAATGTGTTGAAATTAAAAAAGATGGCTCAATTATAGATCTTCTTATGGATATTGATAAGGCAGGAATATTAATAGATAAATCAATGAGAATAAAGCCAGGTATAATAATACTATTAAATGGAAAAGATACTAGGCTATTGGATAAAAGCCTAGTAAATACAAGAGTTTTATCGGAAACCGACGAAGTAACGTTCATTCCAGTAAATCATGGTGGTTGA
- a CDS encoding DUF87 domain-containing protein, giving the protein MEKGRVIPILLIIGSIFIIIYRYLGSTNRISIYIILFTLISTIIISYLLNKKIIKINKIVLQSNLYNIITDKDQYCGIILRIIGKTDTSSTSRSILEEELRKLSMSLARRQSGFHYVFTTSIYEGKMGSAIIIYKKCNDEDKSSLISDIEKEVNDVYNISRAISPHLDLIPSSTSSTIVPLPSIFGNIPYLYAPERTFSPSTNEMLIYEYDLPLGEAMSSFGRTEVGIKLSDLTRHIGIFGSTGSGKSTTASHLAIQAFKKGVNIVILDWHGEYRELIPNDINIMFYNKINILKINLNQIISNDINDAVDIFGDVMQLTDPQRFLLYTVLNKLKKNPELSFKNLLTILRNIEETSNWIRDVKYALARKFFILFGKEGRSLFSTDGLTLDNLESYINGFVIIDISNIKNTKLRRLYGLLIMKLISDYYMEKKPSKKTMIIVDEAHNYFSEKNDFTDRLVSEIRKYGISFCIVSQSPSSLSPEIMKNTNIKIVHAIKSDIDKRSIRESLSLDERIISSLDKLDVGEALLSAPNIKKAIIINIKRKNIKTN; this is encoded by the coding sequence ATGGAGAAAGGAAGAGTTATACCAATATTACTTATAATTGGGTCTATATTTATTATTATTTATAGATATTTAGGTTCTACTAATAGAATTAGTATTTATATAATTTTATTTACTTTGATATCTACAATAATTATTTCTTATCTATTAAATAAGAAAATTATAAAGATTAACAAAATAGTCTTACAGTCAAATCTATATAATATAATTACCGATAAAGATCAATATTGCGGTATCATTTTACGTATTATTGGAAAAACCGATACTTCGTCTACATCTAGAAGTATTTTAGAAGAAGAGCTTAGAAAACTGAGCATGTCATTGGCTAGGAGGCAATCGGGATTCCATTACGTTTTTACTACTTCAATATATGAAGGGAAAATGGGATCAGCCATAATAATATATAAAAAATGTAATGATGAAGACAAATCCAGTCTGATTTCTGATATAGAGAAAGAGGTAAACGATGTATATAACATATCTAGAGCAATTTCCCCTCATTTGGATCTCATCCCTTCATCTACATCATCCACAATTGTTCCACTTCCATCAATTTTTGGGAACATCCCCTATCTTTACGCTCCAGAAAGAACATTTAGTCCATCTACTAACGAAATGTTAATTTATGAATACGATTTGCCCTTGGGAGAAGCTATGAGCAGTTTTGGCAGAACTGAAGTAGGTATAAAATTAAGCGATCTTACTAGGCATATAGGTATATTTGGCAGTACTGGTTCTGGCAAGAGTACCACAGCGTCGCATCTCGCAATTCAGGCCTTTAAGAAAGGTGTGAATATTGTTATACTGGATTGGCACGGTGAATATAGAGAACTAATACCAAATGATATAAACATTATGTTTTACAATAAGATTAATATACTTAAAATAAATCTAAACCAGATTATATCTAATGATATTAATGATGCAGTAGACATCTTCGGTGACGTAATGCAATTGACAGATCCTCAACGTTTTCTCCTGTATACAGTTCTAAATAAATTGAAAAAAAATCCTGAGTTAAGTTTTAAGAACTTATTAACAATACTAAGAAATATAGAGGAAACATCAAATTGGATAAGAGATGTTAAGTATGCCTTAGCTAGAAAGTTTTTTATTCTTTTTGGGAAGGAAGGAAGGAGCTTATTCTCTACTGATGGATTAACTTTAGATAATTTAGAAAGTTACATAAACGGCTTTGTTATAATAGATATTAGCAATATTAAAAATACAAAATTAAGAAGATTATATGGTCTATTAATTATGAAGTTAATTTCAGATTATTATATGGAGAAGAAACCCAGCAAAAAGACTATGATAATTGTAGATGAAGCTCATAACTACTTTTCTGAAAAAAATGATTTCACCGATAGGCTAGTCTCTGAAATAAGAAAATATGGTATTTCCTTCTGTATAGTATCGCAGTCTCCCTCATCTCTATCACCTGAAATAATGAAGAATACCAATATTAAAATAGTTCATGCTATTAAATCAGATATTGACAAGAGATCTATAAGGGAATCTCTATCTCTAGACGAACGAATTATCTCGTCGTTAGACAAGCTAGATGTAGGAGAAGCCTTGCTTTCTGCTCCAAATATCAAAAAAGCTATAATAATTAACATAAAAAGAAAAAATATAAAAACTAATTAG
- the thsB gene encoding thermosome subunit beta: protein MATATVAQTPEGIPVIILKEGSSRTYGKEALRINIAAIKAVQEALRSTYGPRGMDKMLVDSLGDITITNDGATIMDKMDLQHPAAKLLVQIAKGQDEETADGTKTAVIFAGELVKKAEDLLYKEIHPTIIVSGYKKAEEIAINTINEIAEKVSVNDTDTLKKVAMTSLGSKAVAGARDYLADLVTKAVTQVAELRGDKWYVDLDNIQIVKKHGGSINDTQMVYGIVVDKEVVHPGMPKRVENAKIALLDASLEVEKPELDAEIRINDPTQMKNFLDEEEKLLKEKVDKIVNTGANVVICQKGIDEVAQHYLAKKGILAVRRAKKSDLEKLARATGGRVISNLEELTEQDLGFAALVEERKVGEDKMVFIEGAKNPKAISLLIRGGLERVVDETERALRDALGTVADVIRDGRVVAGGGAVEIEIAKRLRKYAPQVGGKEQLAIEAYANAIEGLVMILAENAGLDPIDNLVKLRSLHENEANKWYGLNFTSAYPDNMWNVGVIEPAMVKNNAVKAATEAVTLILRIDDIVAAGKKSGGTENKKGEEHHEED, encoded by the coding sequence ATGGCAACAGCTACAGTAGCTCAAACTCCAGAAGGAATCCCAGTCATTATTTTAAAGGAAGGATCTAGTAGAACATACGGTAAGGAAGCCTTAAGAATAAACATAGCTGCAATAAAGGCAGTCCAAGAAGCATTAAGAAGTACCTATGGTCCACGTGGAATGGATAAGATGCTCGTTGATAGTTTAGGAGATATAACAATAACTAATGATGGAGCAACAATAATGGATAAAATGGATCTTCAGCACCCTGCAGCTAAATTATTGGTACAGATAGCAAAGGGGCAAGATGAGGAAACAGCAGATGGAACTAAAACTGCGGTCATATTCGCAGGAGAGTTAGTAAAGAAAGCTGAAGATTTGCTTTACAAGGAGATTCATCCTACAATAATAGTAAGCGGATATAAGAAGGCTGAAGAGATTGCAATAAACACAATAAATGAAATTGCAGAGAAAGTATCAGTTAATGATACAGATACCTTAAAGAAGGTCGCTATGACTTCATTAGGAAGCAAAGCTGTTGCTGGAGCCAGAGATTATCTAGCAGACCTAGTAACTAAAGCTGTAACCCAAGTAGCAGAGTTAAGAGGAGATAAATGGTATGTAGACCTTGACAATATACAGATTGTAAAGAAACATGGAGGAAGCATAAACGACACACAGATGGTCTATGGAATCGTAGTCGACAAGGAAGTAGTTCATCCAGGCATGCCTAAGAGGGTAGAAAATGCAAAGATTGCATTACTAGATGCTTCTCTAGAAGTTGAGAAGCCTGAGCTTGACGCAGAAATTAGAATAAATGATCCAACTCAAATGAAGAATTTCCTTGACGAAGAGGAGAAATTATTGAAAGAAAAAGTAGATAAGATAGTTAACACTGGAGCTAATGTTGTAATATGCCAGAAAGGGATAGATGAAGTAGCACAGCACTACTTAGCTAAGAAGGGAATATTAGCTGTAAGAAGAGCGAAGAAGAGCGATCTAGAAAAATTAGCAAGAGCTACAGGAGGAAGAGTAATATCTAATTTGGAGGAACTAACTGAGCAGGACCTTGGATTTGCAGCTTTAGTCGAAGAGAGAAAAGTAGGAGAGGACAAGATGGTATTCATAGAAGGTGCTAAGAATCCCAAAGCAATAAGCTTACTGATAAGAGGAGGTCTAGAGCGTGTAGTAGATGAGACTGAAAGAGCTCTAAGAGACGCATTAGGAACAGTAGCTGATGTTATAAGGGATGGAAGAGTCGTAGCTGGAGGAGGAGCAGTCGAAATAGAAATAGCAAAGAGACTTAGGAAGTATGCTCCTCAAGTTGGAGGAAAAGAACAGTTAGCTATAGAGGCATATGCGAATGCTATAGAAGGATTAGTCATGATATTAGCAGAGAATGCTGGATTAGATCCAATAGATAATCTCGTTAAATTAAGAAGTCTACACGAAAATGAAGCCAATAAATGGTATGGGCTAAACTTCACTTCAGCATATCCAGATAACATGTGGAACGTTGGAGTAATAGAACCAGCAATGGTAAAGAATAACGCAGTTAAGGCTGCAACTGAGGCTGTGACTCTAATACTTAGGATAGACGATATAGTAGCTGCAGGAAAGAAGAGTGGCGGAACAGAAAACAAGAAGGGAGAAGAACACCACGAAGAGGACTAA
- a CDS encoding TFIIB-type zinc ribbon-containing protein — protein sequence MEGNRCSFCNSTNLRWDYKNGIIVCENCGSVIEDIIFDEQPVFFNANNFKPLKYKEKKLEKILAQKNKDVSRFFLSKNNSQFNDLFKTYLNQILEKDENLKRTYDKLLKNGILSGKKAKTRIILTIYFSNDDRYKQYLRYIGITDKEYKSIISEIKTKNRIAIMNIINE from the coding sequence ATGGAAGGAAATAGATGCAGTTTTTGTAACTCAACTAATCTAAGATGGGACTACAAGAACGGTATAATAGTATGCGAAAACTGTGGATCAGTTATAGAAGACATAATATTTGACGAACAACCAGTTTTCTTTAATGCAAATAACTTCAAACCTTTAAAATATAAAGAGAAGAAACTAGAGAAAATTCTCGCCCAAAAAAATAAGGATGTATCTAGGTTTTTTTTAAGTAAAAATAATAGTCAATTTAATGATCTATTTAAGACATACCTTAACCAAATTTTGGAAAAAGATGAAAACCTGAAGAGAACTTACGATAAGTTATTAAAAAATGGCATACTAAGTGGTAAAAAAGCAAAAACAAGAATAATTCTTACAATTTATTTTAGCAATGATGATAGATACAAACAATATTTAAGATATATAGGAATTACAGATAAAGAATACAAGAGTATAATATCAGAGATAAAAACAAAAAATAGAATAGCAATAATGAATATCATTAACGAATAG
- a CDS encoding ribonuclease BN, with translation MSDPVENIKEEQVFQSIINKKGLNKDDILNLNWDRFVVYVDLRQKGKVVQSGYNDFTLILKEHKGESKNRSLILVVSESSKLKLDNLLEIISRSKSLNLDFFLAIVDKYGDITYYNMSETRLSK, from the coding sequence GTGTCCGACCCAGTCGAAAATATAAAGGAAGAACAAGTTTTTCAGAGCATAATAAACAAGAAAGGTTTAAATAAGGATGACATTTTAAATCTAAATTGGGATAGATTTGTTGTATATGTAGATCTTAGGCAGAAGGGTAAGGTAGTTCAAAGCGGTTACAACGATTTCACGTTAATCTTAAAAGAGCATAAGGGCGAGAGCAAAAATAGATCCTTAATCCTAGTTGTTAGCGAATCATCTAAATTAAAGCTTGATAATCTACTGGAAATAATTTCTAGATCAAAATCGTTAAATCTAGATTTCTTTTTAGCTATAGTGGATAAATACGGAGACATTACTTATTATAATATGAGTGAAACAAGGCTATCTAAGTGA